The Ptiloglossa arizonensis isolate GNS036 chromosome 13, iyPtiAriz1_principal, whole genome shotgun sequence genome window below encodes:
- the LOC143153820 gene encoding uncharacterized protein LOC143153820 isoform X2: MLTVDRSGTGQSGSSPRVTLRLNQVRGARDEKKGGGATNSRQGGMNAQNQSQMETSSKASSNVSSGTVSAASGSSASGNTSSSTADSGDVYEFKSSKEPTPVRGSSSSPNPNPEKDKDGSKSAGGQGNQSGGNNASTTGSSTTSSGETTTTSITTDDAPAVSASPSSKRAFESDNTDEQDEENRRKKRKDSEPTKENSKGTTTGRQSTGRNAASTGEKCTKSSKQGSGAASGKSNQNTTSISADRKSPSTSSMASSPKPSNPSGSAINAKTTTPAPPESDGEDDRSKGSDSNSAPKVPPLKIVIPQSTTSEQEQGNRNGKSTSNRSHQLPYVVASSNSNDSTDKDQSQSASGTTSPTESGNSAKSEDKKDFSGALHGEERSTHHQRVLRSSHRSGNGSNGSSTLKETSTSAGNGNYSNSSPLPAVASTDRSNNSSPQQRHHSPTPETTGSESNKTNSTETSNNSATSKANVIVEKSEKNTEASGKSQKDSGAENSESTSTTTSSTTSNVGTPAPPVELHPRKRKMKPNKETQQAATAASNEASETTNTGPEVHPHDQPITNCYQLFLNIRKQIERRRKGLFPVQPKPPQGFKDYLMNRCTYVLAGNANKEPNVNPPVGLQGAMKDLYVEQEKERYRLRMQHVVEKEKLVLSVEQEILRVHGRAARALANQSLPFSVCTILKDEEVYNVITPEQEEKDRNARSRYNGRLFLSWLQDVDDKWEKIKEAMLLRHHNEAESLHAVQKMDWEWKLKEVGLCEFKATPQIEEMHVPMVHVSDDFDLLPA, translated from the exons atGCTGACTG TCGATAGATCGGGAACCGGGCAGTCTGGAAGCTCGCCGAGGGTGACGCTTCGGCTCAACCAGGTGCGAGGGGCGAGGGATGAAAAGAAAGGAGGGGGCGCTACTAACTCCCGTCAGGGCGGCATGAACGCACAG AATCAAAGTCAAATGGAAACTTCGTCGAAGGCGTCGTCAAACGTCTCGTCGGGGACCGTGAGTGCCGCCTCGGGTTCGAGCGCATCTGGGAATACATCGTCATCTACCGCCGACAGTGGCGACGTATACGAGTTCAAAAGTTCGAAAGAGCCGACACCGGTAAGAGGCTCGAGTTCGTCGCCGAACCCTAATCCTGAGAAGGATAAAGACGGCAGCAAGTCAGCTGGCGGTCAGGGAAATCAAAGCGGTGGTAACAATGCGTCCACCACTGGTAGTTCGACAACATCTTCCGGCGAAACAACGACGACGTCGATTACTACCGACGATGCTCCCGCAGTTTCGGCGTCCCCTTCGTCTAAACGCGCCTTCGAGAGCGACAACACCGACGAGCAAGACGAAGAAAATCGTCGGAAAAAACGAAAAGATTCGGAGCCTACGAAAGAGAACTCGAAAGGCACAACAACTGGAAGACAGAGTACCGGCAGAAATGCTGCCAGCACCGGAGAAAAA TGTACGAAATCGAGTAAACAAGGATCTGGCGCAGCTTCTGGTAAAAGTAATCAAAATACAACTTCGATCAGTGCCGATAGAAAAAGTCCAAGCACTTCCTCGATGGCAAGTAGTCCAAAACCATCGAAtccttctggttcagcgattaaCGCCAAAACTACTACACCGGCGCCTCCCGAATCGGATGGTGAAGATGATCGATCGAAAGGTTCAGATTCTAATTCAGCTCCGAAAGTACCGCCTTTGAAAATAGTTATTCCACAAAGTACTACATCCGAGCAAGAGCAGGGTAATAGAAATGGAAAAAGCACATCGAATAGAAGTCATCAATTACCTTATGTAGTTGCGAGCTCTAATAGTAATGATTCAACGGATAAGGATCAAAGCCAGTCTGCCAGCGGTACAACGAGTCCTACGGAAAGTGGAAATAGTGCTAAAAGTGAAGATAAAAAAGATTTCAGCGGTGCTTTACACGGGGAAGAAAGATCAACGCATCATCAAAGAGTGCTTAGAAGTTCGCATAGATCTGGTAACGGTAGTAATGGCTCATCGACGTTGAAGGAAACTTCTACCTCGGCGGGTAATGGAAACTATTCGAACTCATCTCCGTTACCAGCAGTTGCTTCAACGGATCGTTCAAATAACTCGTCGCCGCAACAACGACATCATTCGCCCACGCCTGAAACGACTGGTTCCGAATCTAATAAAACCAACTCGACAGAGACTTCAAATAATAGTGCCACTTCAAAAGCGAATGTTATCGTCGAAAAGTCGGAAAAAAATACTGAAGCTAGTGGTAAAAGTCAGAAAGATAGCGGTGCAGAGAATTCAGAAAGCACTTCTACAACTACTTCATCAACGACGTCAAATGTTGGTACTCCAGCACCACCTGTTGAGCTGCACcccagaaaaagaaaaatgaaacctaATAAAGAAACACAACAAGCTGCTACAGCTGCCTCTAATGAAGCATCTGAAACAACTAATACGGGTCCAGAAGTTCATCCACACGATCAACCTATTACTAATTGTTATCAATTGTTTCTCAATATTAGAAAAcag attgaacgaagaagaaagggcCTTTTTCCAGTCCAACCAAAACCACCTCAGGGTTTCAAGGATTATTTAATGAATCGTTGTACATACGTATTAGCCGGAAATGCAAATAAAGAGCCGAATGTTAATCCTCCGGTTGGATTGCAAGGCGCTATGAAGGACTTATACGTTGAACAAGAAAAAGAGAGATACCGTCTCAGGATGCAACATGTTGTTGAAAAAGAGAAATTAGTTTTGTCAGTGGAACAGGAAATTCTTAGAGTACATGGTAGAGCTGCTAGAGCTCTTGCTAATCAATCTTTACCTTTTTCTGTTTGTACCATATTAAAGGATGAAGAAGTTTATAATGTTATTACTCCAGAACAGGAAGAAAAAGATAGAAATGCAAGGAGTCGATATAACGGCAGGCTATTTCTGAGTTGGTTACAAGACGTGGATGACAAATGGGAAAAAATCAag GAAGCAATGTTGCTTAGACATCACAATGAGGCTGAGTCGTTGCATGCTGTGCAGAAAATGGATTGGGAATGGAAATTGAAGGAAGTTGGACTATGTGAATTTAAAGCAACACCTCAAATAGAAGAAATGCATGTTCCAATGGTACATGTTTCGGACGACTTTGACTTGCTCCCAGCTTAG
- the LOC143153820 gene encoding uncharacterized protein LOC143153820 isoform X3, which yields MNAQNQSQMETSSKASSNVSSGTVSAASGSSASGNTSSSTADSGDVYEFKSSKEPTPVRGSSSSPNPNPEKDKDGSKSAGGQGNQSGGNNASTTGSSTTSSGETTTTSITTDDAPAVSASPSSKRAFESDNTDEQDEENRRKKRKDSEPTKENSKGTTTGRQSTGRNAASTGEKCTKSSKQGSGAASGKSNQNTTSISADRKSPSTSSMASSPKPSNPSGSAINAKTTTPAPPESDGEDDRSKGSDSNSAPKVPPLKIVIPQSTTSEQEQGNRNGKSTSNRSHQLPYVVASSNSNDSTDKDQSQSASGTTSPTESGNSAKSEDKKDFSGALHGEERSTHHQRVLRSSHRSGNGSNGSSTLKETSTSAGNGNYSNSSPLPAVASTDRSNNSSPQQRHHSPTPETTGSESNKTNSTETSNNSATSKANVIVEKSEKNTEASGKSQKDSGAENSESTSTTTSSTTSNVGTPAPPVELHPRKRKMKPNKETQQAATAASNEASETTNTGPEVHPHDQPITNCYQLFLNIRKQIERRRKGLFPVQPKPPQGFKDYLMNRCTYVLAGNANKEPNVNPPVGLQGAMKDLYVEQEKERYRLRMQHVVEKEKLVLSVEQEILRVHGRAARALANQSLPFSVCTILKDEEVYNVITPEQEEKDRNARSRYNGRLFLSWLQDVDDKWEKIKEAMLLRHHNEAESLHAVQKMDWEWKLKEVGLCEFKATPQIEEMHVPMVHVSDDFDLLPA from the exons ATGAACGCACAG AATCAAAGTCAAATGGAAACTTCGTCGAAGGCGTCGTCAAACGTCTCGTCGGGGACCGTGAGTGCCGCCTCGGGTTCGAGCGCATCTGGGAATACATCGTCATCTACCGCCGACAGTGGCGACGTATACGAGTTCAAAAGTTCGAAAGAGCCGACACCGGTAAGAGGCTCGAGTTCGTCGCCGAACCCTAATCCTGAGAAGGATAAAGACGGCAGCAAGTCAGCTGGCGGTCAGGGAAATCAAAGCGGTGGTAACAATGCGTCCACCACTGGTAGTTCGACAACATCTTCCGGCGAAACAACGACGACGTCGATTACTACCGACGATGCTCCCGCAGTTTCGGCGTCCCCTTCGTCTAAACGCGCCTTCGAGAGCGACAACACCGACGAGCAAGACGAAGAAAATCGTCGGAAAAAACGAAAAGATTCGGAGCCTACGAAAGAGAACTCGAAAGGCACAACAACTGGAAGACAGAGTACCGGCAGAAATGCTGCCAGCACCGGAGAAAAA TGTACGAAATCGAGTAAACAAGGATCTGGCGCAGCTTCTGGTAAAAGTAATCAAAATACAACTTCGATCAGTGCCGATAGAAAAAGTCCAAGCACTTCCTCGATGGCAAGTAGTCCAAAACCATCGAAtccttctggttcagcgattaaCGCCAAAACTACTACACCGGCGCCTCCCGAATCGGATGGTGAAGATGATCGATCGAAAGGTTCAGATTCTAATTCAGCTCCGAAAGTACCGCCTTTGAAAATAGTTATTCCACAAAGTACTACATCCGAGCAAGAGCAGGGTAATAGAAATGGAAAAAGCACATCGAATAGAAGTCATCAATTACCTTATGTAGTTGCGAGCTCTAATAGTAATGATTCAACGGATAAGGATCAAAGCCAGTCTGCCAGCGGTACAACGAGTCCTACGGAAAGTGGAAATAGTGCTAAAAGTGAAGATAAAAAAGATTTCAGCGGTGCTTTACACGGGGAAGAAAGATCAACGCATCATCAAAGAGTGCTTAGAAGTTCGCATAGATCTGGTAACGGTAGTAATGGCTCATCGACGTTGAAGGAAACTTCTACCTCGGCGGGTAATGGAAACTATTCGAACTCATCTCCGTTACCAGCAGTTGCTTCAACGGATCGTTCAAATAACTCGTCGCCGCAACAACGACATCATTCGCCCACGCCTGAAACGACTGGTTCCGAATCTAATAAAACCAACTCGACAGAGACTTCAAATAATAGTGCCACTTCAAAAGCGAATGTTATCGTCGAAAAGTCGGAAAAAAATACTGAAGCTAGTGGTAAAAGTCAGAAAGATAGCGGTGCAGAGAATTCAGAAAGCACTTCTACAACTACTTCATCAACGACGTCAAATGTTGGTACTCCAGCACCACCTGTTGAGCTGCACcccagaaaaagaaaaatgaaacctaATAAAGAAACACAACAAGCTGCTACAGCTGCCTCTAATGAAGCATCTGAAACAACTAATACGGGTCCAGAAGTTCATCCACACGATCAACCTATTACTAATTGTTATCAATTGTTTCTCAATATTAGAAAAcag attgaacgaagaagaaagggcCTTTTTCCAGTCCAACCAAAACCACCTCAGGGTTTCAAGGATTATTTAATGAATCGTTGTACATACGTATTAGCCGGAAATGCAAATAAAGAGCCGAATGTTAATCCTCCGGTTGGATTGCAAGGCGCTATGAAGGACTTATACGTTGAACAAGAAAAAGAGAGATACCGTCTCAGGATGCAACATGTTGTTGAAAAAGAGAAATTAGTTTTGTCAGTGGAACAGGAAATTCTTAGAGTACATGGTAGAGCTGCTAGAGCTCTTGCTAATCAATCTTTACCTTTTTCTGTTTGTACCATATTAAAGGATGAAGAAGTTTATAATGTTATTACTCCAGAACAGGAAGAAAAAGATAGAAATGCAAGGAGTCGATATAACGGCAGGCTATTTCTGAGTTGGTTACAAGACGTGGATGACAAATGGGAAAAAATCAag GAAGCAATGTTGCTTAGACATCACAATGAGGCTGAGTCGTTGCATGCTGTGCAGAAAATGGATTGGGAATGGAAATTGAAGGAAGTTGGACTATGTGAATTTAAAGCAACACCTCAAATAGAAGAAATGCATGTTCCAATGGTACATGTTTCGGACGACTTTGACTTGCTCCCAGCTTAG
- the LOC143153823 gene encoding transmembrane protein 70 homolog, mitochondrial isoform X1, translating to MTSVLKSCILVSKTRCLQGFVSQARTIQRFTSISGNVKKFTSALQIKHFSKESEKSEKILIYTGTLSNKIRNIKIFSYLTSFGSLLLQPLFYMKAIEDDNMIVFMGTFGIIGMFAIFTPLLIYIITKKYVTDLYYYPKEDSYLAKRYSMFLTKNEIKFTTNDVHVPDISGMFYSCNVKGIPLFFNESDFKDVAHYFHIMGYYKPIDFKLDTNVNQIKTIKENENL from the exons ATGACTTCAGTACTAAAATCCTGTATTTTGGTCTCAAAAACACGATGCTTACAAGGATTTGTATCACAAGCACGTACTATCCAACGTTTTACAAGTATCTCCGGGAATGTTAag aAATTTACATCAGCTTTACAAATTAAACACTTTTCAAAGGAAAGTGAAAAGTCAGAAAAGATATTAATATATACAGGAACTTTGTCAAATAAAAttcgtaatattaaaatattttcatacttaACATCATTTGGAAGCTTACTTTTACAACCTTTATTTTATATGAAAGCTATTGAAGATGATAATATGATAGTTTTCATGGGAACATTTGGAATTATTGGCATGTTTGCAATATTTACTCCATTGTTAATATATATCATAACAAAGAAATATGTAActgatttatattattatcCTAAAGAAGACAGTTATCTTGCTAAAAGATATTCTATGTTCCTAACCAAAAATGAG attAAATTTACAACAAACGATGTGCATGTACCCGATATAAGTGGAATGTTCTACTCATGCAATGTAAAAGGAATTCCACTATTCTTTAATGAATCAGATTTTAAAGATGTTGCacattattttcatattatGGGGTACTATAAACCAATAGATTTTAAATTGGACACAAATGTAAATCAAATTAAAACAATTAAGGAAAATGaaaatctataa
- the LOC143153823 gene encoding transmembrane protein 70 homolog, mitochondrial isoform X2: MFSKFTSALQIKHFSKESEKSEKILIYTGTLSNKIRNIKIFSYLTSFGSLLLQPLFYMKAIEDDNMIVFMGTFGIIGMFAIFTPLLIYIITKKYVTDLYYYPKEDSYLAKRYSMFLTKNEIKFTTNDVHVPDISGMFYSCNVKGIPLFFNESDFKDVAHYFHIMGYYKPIDFKLDTNVNQIKTIKENENL; the protein is encoded by the exons aAATTTACATCAGCTTTACAAATTAAACACTTTTCAAAGGAAAGTGAAAAGTCAGAAAAGATATTAATATATACAGGAACTTTGTCAAATAAAAttcgtaatattaaaatattttcatacttaACATCATTTGGAAGCTTACTTTTACAACCTTTATTTTATATGAAAGCTATTGAAGATGATAATATGATAGTTTTCATGGGAACATTTGGAATTATTGGCATGTTTGCAATATTTACTCCATTGTTAATATATATCATAACAAAGAAATATGTAActgatttatattattatcCTAAAGAAGACAGTTATCTTGCTAAAAGATATTCTATGTTCCTAACCAAAAATGAG attAAATTTACAACAAACGATGTGCATGTACCCGATATAAGTGGAATGTTCTACTCATGCAATGTAAAAGGAATTCCACTATTCTTTAATGAATCAGATTTTAAAGATGTTGCacattattttcatattatGGGGTACTATAAACCAATAGATTTTAAATTGGACACAAATGTAAATCAAATTAAAACAATTAAGGAAAATGaaaatctataa